A single genomic interval of Argopecten irradians isolate NY chromosome 8, Ai_NY, whole genome shotgun sequence harbors:
- the LOC138329788 gene encoding uncharacterized protein codes for MDKKLPYLPVCAILQPTPEAVITEDLDITPALVPYNRDAKGLIPVQISNVSTRTVTISPKALLCELQPVTVETIQTTSEEHRDLRYLEDIPVGISTEDLTAEQLMKGKDLICKFDDVFSKDDLDIGHSRLVKHRIEVTDGIPFRQRHRRIPPSMIDEVRSHLQQLLAAGIIYGNPTHHGRPM; via the coding sequence ATGGACAAGAAGCTCCCTTACTTGCCGGTCTGCGCTATACTACAACCTACACCAGAAGCCGTTATTACTGAGGACTTGGACATCACACCCGCCCTCGTGCCATACAATCGAGACGCCAAAGGACTTATACCGGTACAGATATCCAACGTCAGTACTCGAACAGTGACCATATCTCCCAAGGCGTTACTATGTGAGCTGCAACCAGTGACCGTAGAGACGATCCAGACCACGTCAGAAGAACATAGGGACTTGAGATATCTAGAGGACATACCAGTTGGTATTAGCACAGAGGACCTAACAGCGGAGCAGTTGATGAAGGGGAAGGATCTCATCTGTAAGTTTGATGACGTCTTTTCTAAAGATGATCTGGATATTGGCCATTCCCGGCTAGTCAAACACCGGATAGAGGTAACGGATGGTATACCTTTCAGACAGCGACACCGAAGGATACCACCATCCATGATTGATGAGGTTCGCAGTCATCTTCAGCAGCTGTTAGCAGCAGGTATTATATACGGAAATCCCACTCACCATGGACGTCCAATGTAG